The window TCAAGACTTACAAAGTGTTGTGTCAATAAAAGGATCAAGAATTCTCACATTTAGTATTCCGCATGTTTTCAAGGCGTTACAAATGTTATCTAATGAAAGATTTGTCAGTAGAGCAACATTTGGAAAAGAAATTCATCTTGGACAAGGCTCAGTTAAGACATTAATTTTACATCTTAAAGAAACAGGAATTGTAGATTCAACAAAATCTGGAACGTTTCTTACTGAAAAAGGACACAGATTAACAGAACAACTACAAAAGATAATTCCAAAAGAATGTACGATAAAAAAGGGTGTGATCCTACAATGCAAATTTAATCATGCCATATTGATTAAAAACTACTCCAAAATGATCAAAACAGGTTTAGAACAAAGAGATTATGCAATTTTGTATGGCTCTGAAGGATGCATAACAGTAGTGTGTAAAAATAAGAAATTAATATTTCCAGGTGAGGATAAAGAGTGTTTTATCGGGGATAATAAAACCAGAGAGTACATTTTAGAAAAATTATCTCCTGATGAGGGAGATGTAATCATAATTTCATCATCAGATGATCCATTTGTAGCAGAAATTTCGGCAAAAAACTCGGCATTGTGGACTTTGGCATCTAATTAGTCCAAGGAAACTATTTACTAGAAAATAACTCAAAAAAAATATGAAAAACATCTACTTGTTAGCAATTCCAATAGGAGTAGGACTACTAACAGGTTTATTTTTAGCATTTTTCCCTAGTTCTAATGATAATTCAAATACATTAACAGAATCGAATTTGATTCAAAATGGCTCACCGATTTTGGGCAATCCATCTGCATCAATTACAATTTTAGAGTTTGGGGATTACCAATGTACGTTTTGCTATAAATTTCATCAAGGAACCCTAAATACAATAAAACATGATTTTATTGACACGGGAAAAGTAAAACTCGTTTTCAAAGATTTTCCACTTAATGGGGCTGATTCAATTTTAGCAGCCGAGGGAGCACATTGTGCTCAAGATCAAGAAAAATATTGGCAATATCACGATGAAATATACAAGAATTGGGCAGGCGAAAGAACAGGATGGGTAACTCGGGATTCATTAGATAAATTTGCCACTACAGTAAATCTAGATTTAGATAAATTCAATGAGTGCCTTGATAGTCATAAATATTTAGAAAAAGTAAATCAACTTTATGATTTTGGTAAAAAAATTGGTGTAGATGCGACACCGTCATTTTTTGTTTTTAATAATGAGAAAATAATCAAAATCACTGGGAATCAACCACTAGAAGTATTTCTAAAAACTATTGACGAGTTTTAATTTAATAGAGAAAAGATCTTGAATCAATCAAACTTAATATTCGCATAACTGAAGGAAAATACAAATGGATAAGATCAACATAGAGAAAGTAGATTCTGTTAAACTTTATAAAATTAGAAAAATGCTTGAAGAGCTATCTCAAAAATCAGGTCGAGGAACTGAATTAATCAGCGTATACATTCCAAAAGGAAAACAATTACACGAAATTATCAGTACATTACAACAAGAGCAAGGAACTGCAGATAACATAAAATCTGATCTTACAAGATCACACGTAGTAGACTCGTTAGGAAAAGTTGTTCAAAGATTAAAACTATTAAAAAAACGCCTGAAAGGGGGCTGGTAATGTTTTGTGGTGCATTGCCACCTGAAGGAGGAGGGCCTCTAGGAAGCGAAGTGGTAAAGGTATGGGAAATTGATCCTCCAAAGGATTTGAAACAGTATCTGTACAGATGTGATGATCACTTTCATGTAGATATTCTAAAAGACATGCTAAAAGATGACAATCTAATTGGGTTTTTAGCTATTGATGCAAAAGATGCAGGTTGGGGATTACTTCACGGCGATAAAATAGAAGTACTATCACAGACTGGCTCTGGTGTTGCAGGAAAACATAGACAGGGAGGACAATCTGCAAAAAGATTTCAGAAACTTAGAGAGATGGAGCTTTCATACTTTTACAACAGGGTTGCAGATACGACCAAAGAATATTTTATCGATATCTACCCAGTCAAAGGATTAATTATTTCAGGACCTGGTCCAACAAAAGAGGATTTCATTAATGGTAATTATTTAGAATATAGATTGCAAAATATGATCATAAATACAATAGATGCATCATATTCAGGAGCGGAGGGTATTAGAGAAGCATTTGCAAAATCAGGCGAGCTTCTTTCAGATTTTAGAATGGTCGAGGAAAAAAAGTTAATTGAAGATCTGTTCAGAGAGATAAACTCCCACTCAGGTTTAGGAGTATATGGATTACAAGATGTAATTGAACTTCTTAAAAATAATGTAGTTAAAGTATTGATAATTACAGATGACACAAATTTAAACAGAGTAGAAGGAAAATGCCGTAGATGTGAACATCTTCAAGAAGAAATTGTAGAAAGGAGAGAGGTCATTCCAAAAAAAACTCAGTACACAAGCAATCCATGTCCTGGATGTAATTCAATGGAAGTAGAAGCAAACGAACAGGACATTGTGGATTATTTAGAATTACTTGCAGCAAAAGTTGGGACCAGATTAGAAGTGGTATCAGGAAGTGCAGAACACGGAGTTATGCTATCAAGCTTGGGTAAAGTTGGTGCAATTCTTAGATATAATCCAGGCCATACTAAACAAGTAGTGTCTTAATTTTTTCTGCTAAAACTGAAAGCTCGTCACTTGTCGATATACTTCTTTTCGTCCAAATTGTTCCTTTATGATTATATCTTGGAATAATATGGATATGGACATGTGGGATAATCTGCTTTGCAGCTCGTCCATTATTTTGTGCAAGACTAAATGCATCGGCACCAGTTGCAGTTAAAACAGCATTTGCTATTTTTGGAACAATTGAAAACAGATTACCAACTGATTCGTGATTCATATCGGTAATTCTTTCATGATGATTTTTTGGAACAACGAGACTATGTCCTACATCAATAGGATATTTGTCTAAAAAGGCTACATGTGAAGCATCCTCATAGATCATATGACTGTCTCTAACGCCAGATAATATATCACAAAAAATACAGCTCATAATAGATGTTGAATTTTTGATTTTATTTATTGTTTCATCGAACAGTTAATTAGGGTAAATTTTTGAATCTTGATATCAAATGGGACGAAAAGAAAGAAAAGAGCGAGAGGAAAAACGTGAAAGTTATGCTTCAAAACGTTCTTTTGAGAAAAAAAGAAATACGCTAATTACAATCGGTGTTTTAGCAATTATTGCAGTAATCGTTGGATATTCTGTATGGATATTTATGAACATGTCACAAACGGCACCAGGAGGTCCATCTGGCGCAGGAGCATTAGGAAGTGAACACTCTCATGCTGCTTTATTAGTAAAGATCTTTGGAGATACTTTTGACTTTGCATTACCTGCTTATCAGATAAAATCAAGTTGGATTCACTTTGAAGGAGGAGATGGCACAACAATTCACAAGCACGCTACAGGAGTAAAACTAGGATATTTGTTTAAGACTTTGAAGTTAACTGTTGATGACAAATGCTTTGTTTTCCAGGATGGAAGACAATTTTGTACAAATGAAGATTATTCATTAAGATTCTTCATAAATGATCAAGAAGTCAAAGACATCCGAGACTATGAAACCATGGATAAGGACAGAATTCTTATCGTATACGGAGCAGAAACTCCAGAAGAAATCCAAGACTTGTTAAAGCAAGTTGATACACAACCAATTATTGAAAAATAATTTTTTATTAATTTTTAATTATGATTCATCAGATGGTTCTTTAGTTGTGAATTGTGCCATGTTATCAAAAAACATGTAATACCCACACCTAGTACATCTAAGAACAGTTAACGGGGTAGTTAGAAATTCCTTATCTTCGAATCTTCCACTTAATTTAACATTTTCTCCAGCAATCTCTGCTTTGTTACTTTGACAAACAGGACATGAAAGAGCTTTTTGTTCCAATATTTTTTGTAATAATACTTGGAATTTAAACGCTTTATGACATATTAGATTTTTAAATTGATAAAATCAATAAAGTCTAAATTATAGCAAAGAAGATTTGTCATATTATGGAGATTTCTAGTAGAAATGTAGTTGAAGGAACTTCCAGATCTCCCCATAGAGCAATGTACAAAGCTATGGGATTAACAGATAATGATTTATCAAAAGCATTTGTCGGAGTATGTCATACTGGAAACGAGGCAACTCCGTGTAACATTCATCTTCCAAGACTAGCTCTCAAAGCTAAAGAAGGAGTTAGCGATGCAGGGGCAACACCCAGAGAATTTTCAACTATTGCAGTAAGTGACGGAATTGCGATGGGTCATGAAGGAATGAAGTCATCATTAATTTCAAGAGAAGTAATTGCAGATTCTATAGAATTGATGGTCAGAGCTCATCAGTATGATGCACTAGTTGGAATTGCTGGATGTGATAAGAGTTTGCCAGGAACTATGATGGCAATGGCCAGATTGAATATCCCATCAGTATTTGTTTATGGTGGAACCATTATGCCGGGAATTTTAAACGGTCAAGAATTAACTGTAGTGGATGTTTACGAGGCAGTTGGCGCATATGATGCAGGACAATTATCTCTTGAAGCATTAAAAAATATAGAAAATACGGCATGTCCAAATGCAGGTTCATGCGGTGGAATGTTTACTGCAAATACAATGGCATCAATTTCAGAAGCTATAGGTCTTGCCTTACCAGGTAGTGCCAGCCCTCCAGCAGAAGATGACAGAAGAGAGAAAATGGTTTACGATACTGGAATTGCATGTGTCAGATTACTAGAACAAAATATCAGGCCACGGGAGATTCTCACATTTGAGGCATTTGAAAATGCAATTACAATGTTAAATGCAGTAGGCGGGTCTACAAATGGAATTTTACATTTGTTGGCATTATCAAATGAAGTCGGAATTAAATTGACATATGATGATTTTGAGAGAGTTAGAAAAAAGACACCACATTTGGCAGATATGAAACCAGGCGGAAATTATGTTATGAATTCTCTAGATAAAATTGGAGGAATTCCATTTGTATTAAAGAAATTAGCTGAGAGAAAACTTATTCACGACAATTGTTTAACAGTAACTGGAAAAACAATCAGAGAAAATCTTGCTTCAATGAACATACCTGAACCAGTACAACAAATTATAAAATCAGTTGATAATCCAATTCACTCAGTTGGAACTGCAGTAATATTGAAGGGAAGTTTGGCACCAGAGGGAGCTGTGATTAAAACAGCGGGAGTGGAGATGACAAAATTTACAGGTAAGGCTAGAGTATATGACAGAGAAGAGTATGCATTTGACGCAGTAGCCAAAGGTGAAGTTGAAGAAGGTCATGTTGTAGTAATCAGATATGAGGGTCCAAAAGGAGGTCCTGGAATGAGAGAAATGCTATCCACTACTGCAGCACTAGTAGGTCAAGGATTAGGAAAGAAAGTTGCAATGGTAACTGACGGCAGGTTTTCCGGAGGTACACGAGGATTCATGGTAGGGCATGTAGCCCCTGAAGCATATGTTGGTGGACCTATCGCATTAGTAAAAAACGATGATGAAATTACAATAGATACGGAAACTAACATAATTGATCTTCATGTATCAGCTGAAGAATTAGAAAAAAGAAGAAAACTCTGGAGTCCACCAAAACCAAACTATACAACAGGCGCTTTAGCAAAGTATGCCACATTAGTAGGCTCTGCAGCACAAGGTGCAATTACTAGTCCAAAACTGTGATTAAACTAGTTTTAGAAAAAAAATAGATTTTGCATAAATGTTTATTTTTTGAGAAAATTTACAAAGACATGGGGAATTGTTTTGTGTGTGGAAAAAAGAAGTTAGATTATGAAGTTTGGTGGAACAAATTAGCTGTAGGAATTACTTATGACTCTGAATTTCAAAATAATGAAATCATTTGTAGCATGTCTGAAAAATCAATGATATGTCATAAATGTATTAAAGAAATAGAAAAAAGTATTGAAGAAAAAAAGAAACGATGAAACTAAATGGTACGATATTCTTCAAGATTGAGCATTGGGAGTATTTTTTGGATTATCATGTCATGATTCGATGAACGTTCAGTGGATAGAAGTAAGAGGTCTCTTTCGAGATAAATTGTAATCCATTTCACATTATCTCGTGATTCAATAGCCCAATTTGTTTTGCCAAGTTTTTGATCAAAGACATGATTCATTTTTGCTTTTAGCATTGCTTCTCGATGAACTAGTTTAGTTTCAGGCACACTCAAATGAGGAATCATTCCTCTTTTTCGTCTATATGCCTTGAGTCTACCACATTTACACAGTATTCCTGCAAATCGTATTGTTTTATCAATATCCATAACAGCAATACAGAAAAGGTTTTCAGGTCGAATATTTTCTAATTTTTGCATACTTTTAATTTATAAAAAAAATTAAGATACCAAAAATTGGATTTATTGACAAAAGAGTTAACACGTTTGCTAGAGTAATTGAATCTATTTTTGTGCCTAATTTTAAAAGAATTTGAGTCTAAGGTTTAATTTTTACTTCTTTAGATAATGCAATCCAGTCAATATTTGCCTGTTGATTTAGATATATCTTCAACAAATCATCCCATGCTTTACACATATCAGTTTTGAATTTTTTAAAACCATCTACACTGGATAGTGAAATTGGTGTCTTTGGATTGTATCGTACCTCATCAAGTGAGACACAATGTACGGTGTCATTTCTAACTTCAAAAAGTCTAGACATATTTCGAGTATATTCAGGTGAGAACACACCCCAGTCTAAAAATGCCCTAATCTTTCTATTTATAGGAACAAGGTTGAGAAGATAAAGTAATTCTTTGTTATCTTTTTGATTTGAATAGGATACAATTCTCAGACAAATTATTTCATCAAACAAAAAGGCCATTTTTGAAAATGCAGATAAAACACTATCACGATTTTTCATAATAGTTAATTTTGAATTAAATCCATTTTTTAAGACTCCATCATTTAAGAAATAATGTTTATTTTTATTAATTACATACAATCGTACTTGGTTTGAAATTTTTTTTTGTTTTTTTATTTCTTGAAGAAAATCAGAAACAATCATGATAAAACAACATATTCGTAATCAAATAAGGATTTGGCAGATTTTCAGGTAAGATATGACATGATCAAATTGTTCACAAGGTTTATAGATCGCAATACATTAACTAAATCAGAGATAACAGGAAAAAAGAAAATTACATTAAATTACTGTTGTCTACTATAGATTTTCTATTCCTAAAACATCATAATATGCACGTGGAATCATTTTTTGAGCTTTGAAAAACACATTGTTTACTGCAGTGTCAAGCACATATGTTCTTGCCCAGTCATCTTCGCTTCTAATTGAGCGTCCAAATCCTTGGAGCAATTTAGTTAGAGTCTGAGATGTATACCATAAAGGAAATTTGTCCATTTTTGCTTTTGTTCTTTTTTCTTTATAGTTTGGATATGGAACTTTGGCAATTATTTGAAATCGGGATAAATCATCTTTAAGATCAACGCCTTCCCATAATGAAGACGAAAGTAATACTCCTGTAGGATCAGATGCATGCTCTGAAATAATTTCATCCTGAGTTTTACCATCTTTGTTATAGCTGTGACAAATTCTAATTCGTCGAGTATTTTTTGGAGATAGATATCGTAGGATTTTTTGGCAACGTGGTATTGAAGATGTCAATATCAAACCACGTTCATTAGAATGTTCATCCATTATTCTGTCGATTGTTTTAATCACTTCAATCTCATCATCCTCTGTTGAACCATAGCTTAATCGTTTAATGTTTAGAAGATCAATTCGCCTATGTTCAATTGGAAATGGAGATTTCGGAGTGTCTATGAAGGCAACATCATCTTGTTTTAAACCCATATTTTCACAAAAACTAAATTTATCAATTGTTGCTGACATAAATATTTGATATTCAGTTGTAAAAAAGGAATTAGCAAAAGTGGAAACATCAATAGGCTTTACTGAAATAGTTCTAAAATTTCCATTTAAGTCCTGAACGGGATCATTCACAACAAAGTTATCCTTGTTAGTAAGAATATCGATTTTAGCCTGAGCGGCTCTATCATACCTTCTCTCTAATCTTGTAACAGATTCATAATCAGGCTCATTTTGATATGATCTACTTTCTTTGATATCTTTGATTTTTTTGGCATATGCATATGAAATATCATCGATTAACTGAATCATAGAATCCAAGTCTGTAAAATCATATTTTTCAGAATTTAGATTACATTCTTCAACCTGACCTCCAAAAATGTCAAATCCAATAAACTGCATTATTTGCTCTTCTATCTTATGAGCCTCATCAAAGATAGATACTTTACGATTAAGATAATCTTCAAAGAGTTTTCTGTTGAATTTCATTATTTGAAAAAATGCATGATAGTTCCATAGAGAATGTTTTGATACTAATGCATCATATTTTTGCAGATAGTAATGGCAAGAGTTTGCCTCTTGAGTATGTTCGTCAACTTGTTTTATAGTTGGTTTGAATTTACAAACTTCGATTATTTCTTTTCCATTTTTATTGATTCTTTCTTGACATTGTCCTTTATCACATGTTAACCCCCATCTCATGGCTCTTCTAGGATTATCCACTTTTTCAGATTCCATCATTTTCAGACATGGAAAATTTTGTTTCCCTTTGACAGGCTTAAGAAATGGGATGTCTTTGATGTATTGATCTTGAAGATGTTTTGATGCAGTGATGGTAAAAGAGCTATCAAAATATTGAGATACGGTAGCACCAACAAGAGATTTTCCCACTCCTGTTGGAGCACATAAAATAATTTTCTTGTAGCCTGATTTCAGTTTCTCTTCAATCTCAGATAGAATCTCTTTTTGAATATCTCGAGGAGAAAACTGCTCTGGAAATTTTTCTAAAAGGGACAGGATTGAATCTGTTTTTCTTTATTATTAAAAGTATGAAGGTTCTAGTATTATCAAGATTATGCAATGTAGTTTAATATCAGTAAGATCATAAAATATCATGGAGTTATTGGAAGATAAAATGAGAGTTTGGCTAGAAAGTGCCAAATTTGTCAAAGCGATTCCAGGTGTATATGTATTGTATAACAGAAACAAAGATGTCATATACATTGGAGAGAGTGATAATCTGGAAAAAACATTCACAAAATATGTAGATACAGGGTTTGAAGGTAATGAATGTAAACAAAAAACTTCATCATATCAGAGAGAATTCACAGATAAGCCAAAAGAGCGTCAAATGCAATTAATTGAGGAATTCAAAAAAGAGTCAGGCAAAATCCCTTCATGCAACACAGAAATAGCATTGGAGACTCATTAATACAAGCGGAAATACACAGAATTCCAAATCATCATACAAAAAATAATTTAAAATTGTGCAGTATAGAGAAAGTATTTAATTTGAGATCGACATAAGCAAGGAATGCACCAGTGTTATTATTGTGAACAAATTTTTGACACAAAAGAGGCATTATATGATCACGTAGAAATCCACTCAGACATTGAAAGGAATCGAGAGGTCATGGACAAAAAAAGAAAACAAAAAAAGACCAATAGTAGGTCTGCAAATAAAATAATACTAAACAAAATTACAGTAAAGGTTAGAAAAGATACATTCAGGAATAGAAATAATAATTTTAAAACAAAAACTATGGATTGGGTAGAATCTCTACTAAAAAGATCATGTGATAAGACATTGACCAAAGAAGAGGTATTACGCAGTTTATTTCATATGATAGAGATTAATGAAAACACATTAAATCACATACAGGCAGACAAACGTGATTTTGGTCCAGAGTTAGAAAAACTAAAACAAACAGAAATCAAGGATTTAGATTTTCATTTAAAATACTATCGTAGCCTTGTAAATTACATCAATTCAATTCCAGAAAATAAAATAGTCAGACAATAAAGATTCAGACTTACAATTCATTAAATCATTAAAATTAATTTGAATCTCTTAATTTTTTAAACTGTTCATTGTATTCTTGCTGTTTTGTGGATATTTGTCCAAAATCGGTAAGTTGATCATACTCCTCTCGTTTTTCACAGAGATATTTCTCCCATTTTTCAACTTCATTTGCTATCATCAATCCAGAATCCTCACGAGCAAATTGTTTTTGCTGTTCTGGGTGTTGACCTCTTGTTGGAAACGTTCTTCCTTCAAAAACACTATGGATTTGTTTTACTATTTCTGGCTTTAATGATTGTGCAAGATCAAAATGTCCTTGTTCATGTTTAAGTAAATCAGATGTAGCATGAGATAATCTAACCCAAGAAAGTAACGGATGAAACTCTACAGTCAAATCAATATTTTCAACAAAGAATCTAATCTGACTGCCAATACTATCAGAGCTAACTGTCCAAGTATAATGAAATTTAATCACACTATGAGCATCTTCATATGATGCAGGGTTGGATTCGGCTTGAAAATCAGACCAATTCAATAAACGCTCTTTTGACCAAGGTATAGTGTTAGGCTTACTCATGCATACATCTAAATCACATGGGAATAAAATTATTGATTTTATTTAGAATAATTATGATAATTAAAAAGGGGAATAGAAAATCAAGATCTTTTCCCATCACGTTGACTGAATTTTCCAAAAGTTTGAGAGAAATCAAACCCAAGCCAGGAATAATTTTCATTTTCTAATGATTGATGTAATTTTTGATGTTCAATTAATTCAGGATCACCCCAATTTCCAGCAAAAAGAAAATTACACTTTTCAACTTTATGGGATATTTTAGCA is drawn from Candidatus Nitrosarchaeum limnium SFB1 and contains these coding sequences:
- a CDS encoding hypothetical protein (hypothetical protein Nmar_0936), yielding MQKLENIRPENLFCIAVMDIDKTIRFAGILCKCGRLKAYRRKRGMIPHLSVPETKLVHREAMLKAKMNHVFDQKLGKTNWAIESRDNVKWITIYLERDLLLLSTERSSNHDMIIQKILPMLNLEEYRTI
- a CDS encoding hypothetical protein (hypothetical protein Nmar_0884), yielding MGRKERKEREEKRESYASKRSFEKKRNTLITIGVLAIIAVIVGYSVWIFMNMSQTAPGGPSGAGALGSEHSHAALLVKIFGDTFDFALPAYQIKSSWIHFEGGDGTTIHKHATGVKLGYLFKTLKLTVDDKCFVFQDGRQFCTNEDYSLRFFINDQEVKDIRDYETMDKDRILIVYGAETPEEIQDLLKQVDTQPIIEK
- a CDS encoding DSBA oxidoreductase → MKNIYLLAIPIGVGLLTGLFLAFFPSSNDNSNTLTESNLIQNGSPILGNPSASITILEFGDYQCTFCYKFHQGTLNTIKHDFIDTGKVKLVFKDFPLNGADSILAAEGAHCAQDQEKYWQYHDEIYKNWAGERTGWVTRDSLDKFATTVNLDLDKFNECLDSHKYLEKVNQLYDFGKKIGVDATPSFFVFNNEKIIKITGNQPLEVFLKTIDEF
- a CDS encoding hypothetical protein (hypothetical protein Nmar_0880), whose protein sequence is MRKIIQDLQSVVSIKGSRILTFSIPHVFKALQMLSNERFVSRATFGKEIHLGQGSVKTLILHLKETGIVDSTKSGTFLTEKGHRLTEQLQKIIPKECTIKKGVILQCKFNHAILIKNYSKMIKTGLEQRDYAILYGSEGCITVVCKNKKLIFPGEDKECFIGDNKTREYILEKLSPDEGDVIIISSSDDPFVAEISAKNSALWTLASN
- a CDS encoding hypothetical protein (hypothetical protein Nmar_0891); protein product: MDWVESLLKRSCDKTLTKEEVLRSLFHMIEINENTLNHIQADKRDFGPELEKLKQTEIKDLDFHLKYYRSLVNYINSIPENKIVRQ
- a CDS encoding helicase c2, coding for MMESEKVDNPRRAMRWGLTCDKGQCQERINKNGKEIIEVCKFKPTIKQVDEHTQEANSCHYYLQKYDALVSKHSLWNYHAFFQIMKFNRKLFEDYLNRKVSIFDEAHKIEEQIMQFIGFDIFGGQVEECNLNSEKYDFTDLDSMIQLIDDISYAYAKKIKDIKESRSYQNEPDYESVTRLERRYDRAAQAKIDILTNKDNFVVNDPVQDLNGNFRTISVKPIDVSTFANSFFTTEYQIFMSATIDKFSFCENMGLKQDDVAFIDTPKSPFPIEHRRIDLLNIKRLSYGSTEDDEIEVIKTIDRIMDEHSNERGLILTSSIPRCQKILRYLSPKNTRRIRICHSYNKDGKTQDEIISEHASDPTGVLLSSSLWEGVDLKDDLSRFQIIAKVPYPNYKEKRTKAKMDKFPLWYTSQTLTKLLQGFGRSIRSEDDWARTYVLDTAVNNVFFKAQKMIPRAYYDVLGIENL
- a CDS encoding hypothetical protein (hypothetical protein Nmar_0885) produces the protein MEQKALSCPVCQSNKAEIAGENVKLSGRFEDKEFLTTPLTVLRCTRCGYYMFFDNMAQFTTKEPSDES
- a CDS encoding hypothetical protein (hypothetical protein Nmar_0893); this translates as MIVCRGAKISHKVEKCNFLFAGNWGDPELIEHQKLHQSLENENYSWLGFDFSQTFGKFSQRDGKRS
- a CDS encoding hypothetical protein (hypothetical protein Nmar_0887), encoding MIVSDFLQEIKKQKKISNQVRLYVINKNKHYFLNDGVLKNGFNSKLTIMKNRDSVLSAFSKMAFLFDEIICLRIVSYSNQKDNKELLYLLNLVPINRKIRAFLDWGVFSPEYTRNMSRLFEVRNDTVHCVSLDEVRYNPKTPISLSSVDGFKKFKTDMCKAWDDLLKIYLNQQANIDWIALSKEVKIKP
- a CDS encoding histidine triad (HIT) protein codes for the protein MSCIFCDILSGVRDSHMIYEDASHVAFLDKYPIDVGHSLVVPKNHHERITDMNHESVGNLFSIVPKIANAVLTATGADAFSLAQNNGRAAKQIIPHVHIHIIPRYNHKGTIWTKRSISTSDELSVLAEKIKTLLV
- a CDS encoding hypothetical protein (hypothetical protein Nmar_0889), whose translation is MELLEDKMRVWLESAKFVKAIPGVYVLYNRNKDVIYIGESDNLEKTFTKYVDTGFEGNECKQKTSSYQREFTDKPKERQMQLIEEFKKESGKIPSCNTEIALETH
- a CDS encoding hypothetical protein (hypothetical protein Nmar_0892) translates to MSKPNTIPWSKERLLNWSDFQAESNPASYEDAHSVIKFHYTWTVSSDSIGSQIRFFVENIDLTVEFHPLLSWVRLSHATSDLLKHEQGHFDLAQSLKPEIVKQIHSVFEGRTFPTRGQHPEQQKQFAREDSGLMIANEVEKWEKYLCEKREEYDQLTDFGQISTKQQEYNEQFKKLRDSN
- a CDS encoding dihydroxy-acid dehydratase encodes the protein MEISSRNVVEGTSRSPHRAMYKAMGLTDNDLSKAFVGVCHTGNEATPCNIHLPRLALKAKEGVSDAGATPREFSTIAVSDGIAMGHEGMKSSLISREVIADSIELMVRAHQYDALVGIAGCDKSLPGTMMAMARLNIPSVFVYGGTIMPGILNGQELTVVDVYEAVGAYDAGQLSLEALKNIENTACPNAGSCGGMFTANTMASISEAIGLALPGSASPPAEDDRREKMVYDTGIACVRLLEQNIRPREILTFEAFENAITMLNAVGGSTNGILHLLALSNEVGIKLTYDDFERVRKKTPHLADMKPGGNYVMNSLDKIGGIPFVLKKLAERKLIHDNCLTVTGKTIRENLASMNIPEPVQQIIKSVDNPIHSVGTAVILKGSLAPEGAVIKTAGVEMTKFTGKARVYDREEYAFDAVAKGEVEEGHVVVIRYEGPKGGPGMREMLSTTAALVGQGLGKKVAMVTDGRFSGGTRGFMVGHVAPEAYVGGPIALVKNDDEITIDTETNIIDLHVSAEELEKRRKLWSPPKPNYTTGALAKYATLVGSAAQGAITSPKL